One segment of Solanum lycopersicum chromosome 1, SLM_r2.1 DNA contains the following:
- the LOC101261456 gene encoding (+)-neomenthol dehydrogenase-like — MAEEISTLQSKRYAVVTGGNKGIGYETCKQLASKGLVVVLTSRDEKRGIEAIERLKKELNITNNNDHILFHQLDVMDPASISSLVDFINTNFGRLDILVNNAGVSGLMVEGNLVILKNLIEGDFETISTENQEEEESVVEKSIEGIVTNYELTKQCIETNFYGAKRMSEAFIPLLQLSNSPTIVNVASFLGKLKLLCNKWAKKVLSDAKSLTEERIEQVLNEFLKDFIENSVESKGWPTYFAAYKVSKASLIAYTRVLGSKYPNFRVNSVCPGYCGTDMTAYTGSLTAEEGAESLVKLALLPNDGPSGLFFYRKDVTSF, encoded by the exons ATGGCAGAGGAAATCAGCACCCTCCAAAGCAAAAG GTATGCAGTAGTGACTGGTGGAAACAAAGGAATAGGATATGAAACATGCAAGCAATTAGCAAGCAAAGGATTAGTGGTAGTGTTGACATCAAGAGATGAAAAGAGAGGGATTGAAGCTATTGAAAGGCTTAAAAAGGAGTTAAACattactaataataatgatCACATTTTGTTTCATCAACTTGATGTTATGGATCCAGCTAGTATTTCTTCTCTTGTGGACTTTATCAACACAAATTTTGGAAGGCTCGATATTCTG GTTAACAACGCAGGGGTTAGTGGATTAATGGTGGAAGGAAATCTTgttatactaaaaaatttaattgaaggAGATTTCGAGACCATTTCTACTGAAAATCAA GAAGAGGAAGAAAGTGTTGTGGAGAAATCAATTGAAGGTATCGTTACAAATTATGAGTTGACAAAACAATGCATAGAGACAAACTTTTATGGTGCAAAAAGGATGAGTGAAGCATTTATCCCTCTCCTTCAACTCTCCAATTCACCAACGATTGTTAATGTTGCTTCTTTCTTAGGAAAATTGAAG TTATTGTGTAACAAATGGGCTAAAAAAGTGCTAAGTGATGCAAAAAGCCTAACAGAAGAAAGGATAGAGCAAGTGTTAAATGAATTTCTCAAAGATTTTATAGAAAATTCAGTTGAATCCAAAGGATGGCCTACTTACTTTGCAGCTTACAAAGTGTCAAAAGCATCGTTGATTGCCTACACAAGAGTTTTAGGTTCAAAATATCCGAATTTTCGCGTTAATTCGGTGTGCCCTGGCTATTGTGGTACAGACATGACTGCATATACTGGAAGTTTAACTGCTGAAGAAGGTGCTGAAAGCTTGGTGAAACTTGCTTTGTTGCCAAATGATGGACCTTCTGGCCTCTTCTTTTACAGAAAGGATGTCACCTCGTTTTGA